A single Lactuca sativa cultivar Salinas chromosome 8, Lsat_Salinas_v11, whole genome shotgun sequence DNA region contains:
- the LOC128127857 gene encoding uncharacterized protein LOC128127857, translating to MTYHMNKEEVTVIKLQELLRIAESGLKDKAVECTPTVFAPILAIGHGRGKKMKAPSKIHKGKFYDGSSSNGSKGKAGSATPSSDPKEAMCFYCNDKGHWKRSWPKFL from the coding sequence atgacttatcatatgaacaaggaggaagtcaccgtGATCAAACTTCAAGAATTGTTGAGAATTGCTGAAAGTGGACTTAAAGACAAAGCTGTCGAGTGCACCCCTACTGTTTTTGCCCCCATCCTTGCTATAGGACATGGAAGAGGGAAGAAGATGAAAGCTCCCTCTAAGATCCATAAGGGAAAGTTctatgatggatcctcttcaaatgGATCCAAAGGTAAAGCCGGTTCTGCCACTCCCTCatccgatcctaaagaagcaatGTGCTTCTACTGTAAcgacaaagggcattggaaacgaagctggcCAAAATTCTTGTAG